The following coding sequences lie in one Zingiber officinale cultivar Zhangliang chromosome 2B, Zo_v1.1, whole genome shotgun sequence genomic window:
- the LOC122047061 gene encoding CLAVATA3/ESR (CLE)-related protein 25-like codes for MRRDVCSGLAFLFYIALLVSMARARCAGARVVSPVVAPAVPSSTSLSVVTDHKNLDPFSSSKRRVPNGADPIHNRRAGKSGRPPGRA; via the exons ATGAGAAGAGACGTTTGCAGTGGCTTGGCATTCTTGTTCTACATTGCCCTCCTGGTGTCCATGGCAAGAGCACGTTGTGCAGGGGCAAGAGTTGTGTCACCTGTGGTTGCTCCTGCTGTACCTTCATCAACATCTCTGTCGGTAGTAACAGATCACAAGAACTTGGATCCTTTCTCCAGTAGCAAGAGAAGAGTTCCCAATGGCGCTGATCCTATTCACAACAG gAGAGCTGGGAAGTCAGGGAGGCCTCCAGGGAGAGCATGA
- the LOC122049521 gene encoding putative vesicle-associated membrane protein 726 translates to MGQQSLIYSFVARGTVILAEYTEFQGNFRSIAVQFLQKLPASNNRVTYICDGHTCNYLVEDGYTYCVLAIEAIGRQVPIAFLDRIKEDFNKRYGGGKAATALANSLNREFGSKLKEHMQYCADHPEEISKLAEVKAQVSEVKGVMMENIVKVIGRGEIIDVLVDKTENLRSQAQDFRQIGTSMRWKMWFQNMKIKLIVLGIIVALILIIILSVCHGFKC, encoded by the exons ATGGGGCAGCAGTCGTTGATCTACAGTTTCGTGGCGCGGGGGACGGTGATATTGGCGGAGTACACGGAGTTCCAGGGCAACTTCAGAAGCATCGCCGTGCAGTTCCTCCAGAAGCTCCCTGCCAGTAATAATCGTGTCACCTACATCTGTGACGGCCACACCTGCAATTACCTTGTTGAGGATGGATACA CATATTGTGTTTTGGCTATTGAGGCAATTGGCAGGCAAGTCCCCATAGCATTCCTTGATAGGATCAAAGAAGACTTTAACAAAAGATATGGAGGTGGTAAAGCTGCAACAGCATTGGCTAACAGCCTCAATCGAGAATTTGG GTCTAAGCTTAAAGAGCACATGCAGTATTGTGCGGACCATCCTGAGGAGATAAGCAAGTTGGCTGAGGTGAAAGCTCAAGTTTCAGAAGTCAAAGGAGTTATGATGGAAAACATTGTGAAG GTGATTGGTCGTGGGGAGATCATTGATGTTCTTGTTGACAAAACAGAGAACCTTCGCTCTCAG GCACAAGATTTCAGGCAGATAGGAACATCGATGAGGTGGAAGATGTGGTTTCAGAATATGAAGATTAAGCTGATTGTCTTGGGCATTATCGTTGCACTTATCCTCATCATAATCTTGTCAGTTTGCCATGGCTTCAAATGCTAA